A DNA window from Solanum lycopersicum chromosome 3, SLM_r2.1 contains the following coding sequences:
- the LOC138347490 gene encoding uncharacterized protein — protein sequence MSERLYDDRVSLSSSILCPVNRVNEESPQGVLAPQVVQVPQDAQVPPQGDQVPIGDEGNDIPLVPPDMTNGDIREALLTSARALTTYVTRDIESRMNALESTMTSRLRLFVRVNPPIFLGSKVGEDTEEFLNGVNKVLSAMRVTFREKAKLALYLLKDVSQLWLIVHAQSIEESKLSWISRNLKRSVSNEQNQPRFKKRDSNRSIRSRVKMVRDCPNIIYRGNETKKDPPSVAEGGAPKRSHFYALRAKEIANPGAPPRGEQVPSLEEDDNVDQAPVNPPPLTDGHIWANYIQLDQAVTVQAQANQEGDEEGKSSGVHQPSPRRKSVHKYSLEFIKLSKYAPSWVSDPRDQMSRFVMGVSEDLPKECNSAILHDNMNISRLMVHARRVEEARSKIKSIDAKRERSYDGGSSKNRLEKQDKPKFKKRVSNQVPSKIPKARYDKVPVVSEFSEVFPNNLLGISPEREIDFGINLLQDTNSISIPPYRMSPNELKELKAQLKDLLDKGFIRPNISLRGAPVLFVKKKDGSLRMCIEYRKLNKVTIKNKYPLPRINDFFDQLQGASYFSRIDLRSGYHQHRVRGEGILKTTFQTRYSHYEFLVMSFRLTNAPMAFMDLMNKVFRNYLDSFVIVFTDENLVYSKNQGDHMGHLRVVLHTLKEYQLFAKYRKCEFWLRSVTFLGHIISSEGVEVDPRKMEAVKNWTRPLTPTNIRSLLSLAGYYRRFVDGSASIASPLTTLTQKCKKFEWLKACERSFQMFKDRLTFAQVLTLLVGTKDFVVYYDASRVVLGVCLCNMGK from the exons ATGAGCGAGAGACTATAtgacgatagagtttcactttcttcatcaatCTTGTGTCCTGTCAATAGAGTGAATGAGGAATCTCCCCAAGGTGTACTAGCTCCACAAGTAGTTCAAGTCCCTCAAGATGCTCAAGTTCCTCCCcaaggtgatcaagttcctATTGGAGATGAAGGTAATGATATTCCATTAGTTCCCCCGGACATGACTAATGGGGATATTAGAGAGGCTCTACTTACGTCAGCTCGAGCCTTGACAACCTATGTGACTAGAGACATTGAATCTAGAATGAATGCTTTGGAGAGTACCATGACCTCTAGGTTGAGACTCTTTGTGAGagtgaatcctcctatctttctaggctctaaggtgggagaggatacCGAAGAGTTTCTTAACGGTGTGAATAAGGTGTTGAGTGCCATGAGGGTGACTTTTAGGGAAAAGGCGAAGTTAGCTTTATACCTATTGAAGGATGTTTCTCAACTATG GCTTATTGTGCATGCCCAATCCATTGAAGAGTCCAAACTTAGTTGGATTTCTAGAAATTTGAAGAGGAGTGTATCCAATGAGCAAAACcaacctaggtttaagaagagggaTTCAAACAGGTCCATAAGGTCAAGAGTGAAAATG GTGAGGGATTGTcctaatattatatatagagGAAACGAAACTAAGAAAGATCCTCCAAGTGTTGCAGAAGGTGGTGCTCCAAAGAGGAGTCACTTCTATGCTCTTCGAGCAAAG GAAATTGCCAATCCGGGAGCTCCTCCCCGTGGTGAGCAAGTCCCTTcacttgaagaagatgataatgTTGACCAAGCTCCAGTCAATCCTCCACCCTTGACTGATGGACATATATGGGCTAACTACATCCAATTGGATCAAGCCGTCACTGTTCAAGCCCAAGCCAACCAGGAG ggagatgaggAAGGAAAAAGtagtggagttcatcaaccttcaccaAGGAGGAAGAGTGTTCACAAATACTCCTTGGAGTTCATTAAATTGTCGAAATATGCTCCCTCTTGGGTTTCCGATCCTAGAGACCAAATGAGCCGCTTTGTGATGGGGGTGTCGGAGGACTTACCAAAGGAGTGTAATTCAGCTAttctacatgacaacatgaacatttcccgtCTTATGGTGCATGCTAGAAGGGTTGAGGAGGCAAGGTCTAAGATAAAGAGTATAGATGCTAAGAGGGAAAGATCATATGATGGAGGTTCTTCGAAGAATAGGCTTGAGAAACAAGACAAGCCTAAATTTAAGAAGagggtttctaatcaagttccatcCAAGATCCCTAAGGCTCGGTATGACAAG gtccccgtagtgagtgaattttcggAGGTTTTTCCTAATAACCTTCTCGGTATTTCTcccgaacgggaaattgattttggtatcaatTTGCTACAAGATACAAattccatttcaattcctccttatcggatgtcTCCGaacgaattgaaagagttaaaggctcaacttaaagatttactagacaaaggttttattagacctaATATTTCTCTaaggggtgctccggttttgtttgtgaagaaaaaagatggatccttaagaatgtgtattgagtACCGCAAACTCaataaggtcacaatcaagaacaagtatcctcttcctcgaaTTAACGACttttttgatcaactccaaggggcaagttACTTTTCAAGAATTGACTTaaggtcggggtatcaccaacatagggtgagaggtgagggtATACTAAAGACGACATTTCAGACTAGATATAGTCATTATGAATTCTTGGTAATGTCTTTccgtctcactaatgctccaatggcgtttatggacctaatgaataagGTGTTtcgaaattacctagattcatttgtcattgtcttcactGATGAGAacttggtatattcgaagaatcagggtgatcatatgggtcatttgagggtggtattgCATACCCTTAAGGAATATCAATTGTTTGCCAAATAtagaaagtgtgagttttggttgaggtcggtaaCATTTCTTggccatatcatctctagtgaaggagttgaggttgatccaaggaaaatggaggcggtgaaaaattggACTAGACCTTTGACTCCCACCAATATTAGAAGTTTATTGAGTTTAGCaggttattatcggaggttcgtggatggttctgcatccattgcatctcccttgaccaCTTTAACCCAAAAGTGTAAGAAGTTTGAGTGGTTGaaggcatgtgagagaagttttcaaatgtttaaagataggcttactttcgCTCAGGTGTTGACCTTACTGGTGGGTACAAAGGATTTTGTTGTGTATTATGATGCTTCCCGAGTGGTTTtaggtgtgtgcttatgcaacatgggaaagtga